In Chanodichthys erythropterus isolate Z2021 chromosome 11, ASM2448905v1, whole genome shotgun sequence, a single window of DNA contains:
- the tmem176l.3b gene encoding membrane-spanning 4-domains subfamily A member 8, with the protein MSLTMSQGEGVTVITFSSNPNSKWPILCQILRTLCVVSESVKMKMVGVYTALGIVQILVGILNIVTGSVFLRFGIHDYIMMSDVPFWFGGVFLVVGIVSIAAAQYPSYYLCLVAVVLNKVSALLAMIGLALYSWDLMSFHNPEDYNYPIYNTMIREGLDVTMMICSALQLCVTLSFSVLTLKEMFEMDESEKSAEDLHFYQPLKEDLSVSHVC; encoded by the exons ATGTCTCTGACGATGTCTCAGGGTGAGGGGGTGACAGTGATCACCTTCAGCTCAAATCCCAACAGCAAATGGCCGATACTGTGTCAGATCCTGCGCACTCTGTGTGTCGTATCAGAGTCAGTGAAAATGAAGATGGTGGGAGTCTATACAGCGCTTGGG ATTGTGCAAATATTAGTAGGAATCCTCAATATCGTAACCGGGAGTGTATTTTTAAGATTTGGGATACACGATTACATTATGATGTCTGATGTTCCATTCTGGTTTGGCGGTGTG TTCCTTGTGGTTGGAATCGTGTCTATTGCTGCAGCTCAGTATCCCAGTTATTATCTG TGTCTCGTCGCTGTGGTGCTGAACAAAGTCAGTGCTCTTCTGGCTATGATAGGCCTAGCACTGTATTCATGGGACTTGATGAGCTTTCATAATCCTGAAGACTATAATTATCCAATCTATAATACG ATGATCCGTGAAGGACTGGATGTCACTATGATGATCTGTTCAGCTCTTCAGCTCTGTGTGACCCTCAGTTTCTCTGTCTTGactttgaaagaaatgtttgAAATGGACGAGAGTGAAAAG tctgCGGAGGACCTTCACTTTTACCAGCCACTCAAAGAAGATCTCTCTGTCAGTCATGTATGTTAG